One part of the Solanum dulcamara chromosome 3, daSolDulc1.2, whole genome shotgun sequence genome encodes these proteins:
- the LOC129883321 gene encoding xyloglucan endotransglucosylase protein 1-like, which translates to MGSFSHYGFLILALLFSSCMVTYGGNFFQEFDFTWGGNRAKIFNGGQLLSLSLDKVSGSGFQSKKEHLFGRIDMQIKLVAGNSAGTVTTYYLSSQGTTHDEIDFEFLGNVTGEPYILHTNIYAQGKGNKEQQFYLWFDPTKNFHTYSIIWKPQHIVFLVDNTPIRVYKNAESVGVPFPKNQPMRIYSSLWNADDWATRGGLVKTDWAQAPFTAYYRNYMAQSFSPSQFSDQKWQNQELDANGRRRLRWVQKNFMIYNYCTDIKRFPQGFPPECRRF; encoded by the exons atgggGTCTTTTTCCCATTATGGGTTCTTGATTTTAGCACTTTTGTTTAGTTCTTGCATGGTTACTTATGGTGGcaatttttttcaagaatttgacTTCACTTGGGGTGGCAATAGAGCCAAGATTTTCAATGGAGGCCAACTTCTATCTTTATCTTTGGACAAAGTTTCTGGCTCTGGTTTTCAATCTAAAAAAGAACATCTCTTTGGAAGAATTGATATGCAAATCAAACTTGTTGCTGGAAATTCTGCTGGCACCGTTACTACGTACTAC TTATCTTCTCAAGGAACCACTCATGATGAAATTGACTTCGAGTTCTTGGGAAATGTTACTGGTGAACCTTATATTCTCCACACAAACATTTATGCCCAAGGCAAGGGAAATAAAGAGCAACAATTCTATCTCTGGTTTGACCCTACCAAGAACTTCCACACTTACTCAATCATTTGGAAACCCCAACACATCGT atTCTTGGTGGACAACACACCTATAAGAGTTTACAAGAATGCTGAATCAGTTGGTGTACCATTTCCCAAGAACCAGCCCATGAGGATTTACTCAAGCCTTTGGAATGCTGATGATTGGGCCACAAGAGGAGGCCTAGTGAAAACTGATTGGGCCCAAGCCCCATTCACAGCCTACTATAGAAATTACATGGCCCAAAGCTTTAGCCCTTCACAATTCTCTGAtcaaaaatggcaaaatcaagAACTTGATGCCAATGGCAGAAGAAGATTAAGATGGGTTCAAAAGAATTTCATGATATATAATTATTGCACTGATATTAAGAGGTTTCCTCAAGGTTTTCCTCCAGAATGCAGAAGATTTTGA